One segment of Rosa chinensis cultivar Old Blush chromosome 6, RchiOBHm-V2, whole genome shotgun sequence DNA contains the following:
- the LOC112168996 gene encoding TMV resistance protein N isoform X4: protein MVKHWLSTKGDSQITWKRWEDGGQHLQDQQICLAGITRSKSSYGEALAKHERRFPDNLEKVGRWRRALTRSANLSGWHYKEKEYESTFIDNIVEEISLQLLNQTYLDVAEYPIGIDSRVQVIDKLLSVSGNSRCIIGIWGSPGIGKTTIAKAVYNSIAHRFEGRCFLENVGENSESPEGLVQLLETLLVEILGGPNWKLTSVDKGINVIKQRLANKRVLIVLDDVNKLDWLSKLAGATGLFGEGSRVILTTRYKGSLTRHGVKLVYEVKKLDHQQALELFSWHAFGKNEPPYEYVALASHAVDYVQCLPLALKVLGSHLGTLETADRWQATLDSYKSAPYKEIQKPFRICYDALEYEVKEVFLDIACFFNHKEKEFVLEILKDDDLDVVENYINVLIQSTLITVDRFKRISMHNLLEQMGKDIARQESVEPGECRRVWFHKDVFRILTENSGTHKIEGIMVKFPLPDEIPLNAKSFSGMRNLKYFINCNACLSGYVDYLPNSLKLIDWGRCELKSFPSNFQPKELIVLNMPYSRIAELGKAIVEHLTKVTSLNFDNCKFLKKVPSLSGIPNIKSLSLGECTNLVEVDPTVGFLEKLVTLDLNRCSNLTKFPTRVCWKSLKDLILLDCKRLKKFPEIVDKMESLDIMQLRGTGIKELPSSIRYLTQVSYIGLDRCQNLTSLPSSIYELQHLDHLGLNHSPKLITLPSKATSEVSSSAESLPLALTYLSFEGCNLLSDIDLSVGLHCVSTLKNLDLSESSFVSLPKGISKFVNLKSLKLCGCKRLRAILELPPFTRFIEVADCISLEAFSLLSEILENKDTQLVYKMDLSNCHRLIDNLGLDVAKIANVLLNEVEYSLFEVLLPGNKVPQWFNYHKDICVVVDEDQRDPICEILIEIPQHFISLAEGLTLCAVFEITEKFSGYCNFGTMVEINELSVKFYDDCVFQSREVESAHVWLKYIPFDLDIKSKLNAERPSMPCMFRVVFHQKLGKGLLYKSCGVYLAGMPRDGGDQDEDDDNDRHHEQEQSISLSIEATNHPNDSRNYEDEDDDELCSCFIWTRFLTCCSPES from the exons AGCACTTACAAGATCAGCAAATTTGTCTGGCTGGCATTACAAGGAGCAAGA GCAGTTATGGTGAAGCATTGGCTAAGCATGAAAGGAGATTCCCAGATAACTTGGAAAAGGTGGGAAGATGGAGGAGAGCACTTACAAGATCAGCAAATTTGTCTGGCTGGCATTACAAGGAGAAAGA ATATGAATCCACATTTATCGACAACATAGTTGAGGAGATCTCACTCCAATTACTCAATCAGACATATTTGGATGTGGCTGAGTATCCTATCGGAATAGATTCTCGTGTCCAGGTTATTGATAAACTTTTAAGTGTTAGTGGAAATAGTCGTTGCATAATTGGGATATGGGGATCTCCTGGAATAGGAAAGACGACAATTGCCAAAGCTGTTTATAACTCAATTGCACATAGATTTGAAGGCAGATGTTTTTTGGAAAATGTTGGAGAGAATTCAGAGTCACCTGAAGGCCTAGTTCAACTACTAGAGACTCTCCTTGTCGAGATTCTTGGAGGCCCAAACTGGAAGTTAACTAGTGTTGATAAAGGAATCAATGTTATAAAGCAAAGGTTGGCAAATAAAAGGGTCCTCatagttcttgatgatgtgaataaATTGGATTGGCTAAGCAAATTAGCAGGAGCTACAGGTTTGTTTGGTgagggaagtagagtcattttaACGACAAGGTATAAGGGTTCACTAACTCGTCATGGAGTTAAGTTAGTATACGAAGTCAAGAAGTTAGATCACCAACAAGCGCTTGAGCTTTTCAGTTGGCATGCCTTTGGGAAAAATGAACCTCCATATGAGTATGTTGCACTTGCAAGTCATGCAGTAGACTATGTTCAATGCCTTCCGCTAGCTCTGAAAGTTTTGGGTTCTCATCTGGGTACTCTTGAAACCGCAGATCGTTGGCAAGCTACATTGGATAGCTATAAAAGTGCCCCTTATAAAGAGATTCAGAAACCGTTCAGAATATGCTATGATGCATTGGAATATGAAgtgaaagaagttttcctaGACATCGCATGCTTCTTCAACCATAAGGAAAAAGAATTTGTGCTAGAAATACTGAAAGATGATGACCTTGATGTTGTTGAGAATTATATTAATGTACTCATACAAAGCACCCTCATAACTGTTGATCGGTTCAAGAGGATTTCGATGCATAATTTGCTAGAACAAATGGGTAAAGATATAGCTCGCCAAGAATCTGTTGAACCTGGAGAATGCAGGAGAGTTTGGTTTCACAAGGACGTGTTTCGTATTCTAACCGAAAATTCT GGAACCCATAAAATTGAAGGTATCATGGTAAAGTTTCCCCTACCAGATGAGATACCCTTGAATGCTAAAAGCTTCTCAGGCATGAGAAATCTCAAATATTTCATAAACTGTAATGCATGCCTTTCTGGATATGTGGATTATCTTCCCAATAGCTTGAAGTTGATTGACTGGGGAAGGTGTGAGCTGAAATCTTTCCCATCCAATTTTCAACCAAAGGAACTTATTGTGCTCAATATGCCTTACAGTCGCATTGCAGAGCTGGGAAAAGCAATAGTTGAG CATTTGACAAAGGTGACGTCTCTAAACTTTGACAACTGCAAATTCCTGAAAAAGGTCCCCAGCTTATCTGGAATCCCAAACATCAAGTCCTTGAGTCTAGGTGAATGTACAAATTTAGTGGAGGTTGATCCTACTGTTGGATTTCTTGAAAAACTTGTTACATTGGACCTCAATCGATGCTCTAACCTGACAAAATTTCCAACAAGAGTTTGCTGGAAATCTCTTAAAGATTTAATTCTTCTTGATTGCAAAAGGCTTAAGAAGTTCCCAGAAATTGTGGACAAGATGGAATCCTTAGACATCATGCAATTGAGAGGTACTGGCATAAAAGAATTGCCATCATCAATTCGATATCTTACTCAAGTTTCCTATATAGGTCTGGATAGATGTCAAAACCTCACGAGTCTTCCTAGCAGTATTTATGAGTTGCAACATCTTGATCATCTTGGTCTTAACCACTCTCCGAAACTGATCACTCTTCCAAGTAAGGCAACCTCAGAAGTTTCATCTAGTGCAGAATCACTTCCTTTGGCGCTCACCTATTTATCTTTTGAAGGGTGCAATTTATTATCAGACATTGATTTATCTGTTGGTCTTCATTGCGTGTCCACGCTAAAGAATCTTGATTTATCAGAAAGCAGTTTTGTTAGTCTTCCCAAGGGCATTAGCAAATTTGTCAACTTGAAGTCACTTAAATTGTGCGGTTGCAAGAGGCTTCGAGCGATTTTAGAACTTCCACCATTTACAAGGTTCATAGAAGTGGCTGATTGCATATCATTGGAAGCATTTTCACTGTTGTCAGAGATACTGGAGAATAAAGACACACAACTTGTTTATAAGATGGACTTGTCTAATTGTCATAGACTTATTGATAATTTGGGCTTGGACGTGGCAAAAATCGCAAATGTATTACTGAATGAG GTGGAGTACTCTTTGTTTGAGGTTTTACTTCCAGGAAATAAAGTTCCACAGTGGTTTAACTATCATAAGGATATCTGCGTTGTTGTTGATGAAGATCAAAGGGATCCAATATGCGAAATATTGATTGAAATCCCTCAACATTTCATATCATTGGCTGAAGGATTGACTCTATGTGCTGTTTTTGAAATCACAGAAAAGTTTAGTGGTTATTGTAATTTTGGCACGATGGTTGAGATTAATGAACTTTCcgtgaaattttatgatgattgTGTTTTCCAATCAAGGGAGGTAGAGTCAGCTCATGTGTGGCTAAAGTATATTCCATTTGATCTTGACATCAAGTCGAAGTTGAATGCAGAGAGGCCATCAATGCCTTGTATGTTTCGAGTTGTCTTTCACCAAAAGCTTGGCAAAGGGTTGCTGTATAAAAGCTGCGGGGTTTACCTGGCTGGTATGCCACGGGATGGTGGCGatcaagatgaagatgatgataatGATCGTCATCATGAGCAAGAGCAATCAATTTCCTTGTCCATTGAAGCAACAAATCATCCAAATGACAGCCGCAattatgaagatgaagatgatgacgaGTTGTGTAGCTGCTTTATCTGGACGCGCTTCTTGACCTGCTGCTCCCCAGAAAGTTAG